From the Falco cherrug isolate bFalChe1 chromosome 22, bFalChe1.pri, whole genome shotgun sequence genome, the window cccccccccccagtgcccgTAGCCCCCTGCCCGCACTGTACCCCCCCCAGTGCCCGTAGCCCCCTGCCCGCATCGTACCCCTCCCAGTGCCCGTAGCCCCCTGCCCGCACTGTACCCCCCTCCCAGTGCCCGTAGCCCCCTGCCCGCACTGTACCCCCCTCCCAGTGCCCGTAGCCCCCTGCCCGCACCGTACCCCCTCCCAGTGCCGTAGCCCCCTGCCCGCACCGTACCCCCCCCAGTGCCCGTAGCCCCCTGCCCACATCGTACCCCCCCTCCCAGTGCCCGTAGCCCCCTGCCCGCACCGTACCCCCCCCAGTGCCCGTAGCCCCCTGCCCGCACCGTACCCCCCCCAGTGCCCGTAGCCCCCTGCCCGCATCGTACCCCCCTCCCAGTGCCCGTAGCCCCCTGCCCGCACTGTACCCCCTGCCCGCACCGTACCCCCCCCAGTGCCCGTTAGCCCCCTGCCCGCATCGTACCCCTCCCAGTGCCCGTAGCCCCCTGCCCGCACTGTACCCCCTGCCCGCACTGTACCCCCCTCCCAGTGCCCGTAGCCCCCTGCCCGCACCATACCCCCCCCAGTGCCCGTAGCCCCCTGCCCACATCGTACCCCCCTCCCAGTGCCCGTAGCCCCCTGCCCGCACCATACCCCCCCAGTGCCCGTAGCCCCCTGCCCGCACCGTACCCACCTTtacccccccttcccctgccagtTGCCATCTACCTTGGGATCAAAAGGAAGCCGAACCCCGGCTGCTCCGATGCCCCTGGCATGTGAAGGTGACGAGCGCCCGGCCGGCCGAGGCGGTGATGGCGGCACTGCGGCAGGCCACCCTCTCGGCCGGCTGCCGCGCgcgccagccccagcccttcctgctctcctgcacCCACGACCGGGGCCCCAGCGAACACTTCTGCCATTTCGAAGCCGAGGTTTGCCGACTCCAACGCCTCGGCCTTCACGGCGTCTTATTCCGGCGGCTCGCCGGCACCGCCGGGGCTTTCCGCGCCACCTTGGCACGCGTGGCAGGTCAGCTCCAGCTCTAGGGCCACGCCGGAGCTGGGACCCCCCCCACACCTCTCCCCTCGAGGGTTGTGGGCTTCCCCGGTGGTTGCGCcagagctgggggctggggcagtACTGGGAACCCCCCACCCAGGGGGTGCACCGGATCCAGCACCCAGGGCTctgtggggcagcaggaccCTCCAGGGTGCACCGGATGGGGCACCCAGGGTTGTATCGGCACCAGGGACCCCCGAGGGTGCACTGGATTTGGCACCCAGAGTTGCGTGGGCAGCAGGACCCCTGAGGGTGCACTGGATCTGGCACTTGGAGCTGTGTCAGCGGCAGGATCCCTGCAGGATGCACTGGGACCCCCCCAGGGTGCACCGGATCCAGCACCCAGGACTGTGTCAGCATCGGGACCCCTCAGGGTGCACCAGACCCAGTACCCAGAGGTGTATCGGCAGCGCGACCCCCCCCCCAGGGTGCACAGGATCCAGCACCCAGAGCCCACCTCAGCACCTGGACCCCCACCCTGTGGGCTGTACTggcactgggggggctgcagcggATCTGGGTGTCCCCCCGGGGGGCTgccatggctgcagcagcccccctgGGGACATAGCCACCAGCACCCGGGGGCCTGCAGCAGCTCGGGCGTCCTggccccaccccccccctgcccccagctgtCAGTGGCTGCAGAGCCCCCCTCAGCTATCTGGGACCTTGGGGATCCCACACCTCTGGGGGACCACCAGTGTGGGGACATTAGATCTGGGAACTTGGGGACATCATTGCCAGgaccttggggggggggggggggtgtcccccagctcctgcatttGGGGCTCTGTcacctctgcccccccccccccccccccccagctccccaccctGGGTtcccccagagctgcagctgcaccccTGGGGATGGTCCCCGTCCCCCAGCCTGTAAATAGGGCCCGGGGCTCCGGTGtcacccaccccctcccccctcccccagcacatTTTTAAGTTATTCCTGCCCTGGTCTGTACCCtgttgccccccccccccccccccccccaaaaaaaataaacataggAAACCTGTGGGTGTCGGTGACCGGGACCCCGTCACAGCCGCGGGCAGGGTTAAGGTGAATTTACCCATTGGGGTGGGGTTAAGGGGAAGGTTACGGTGAAGCTGCCCGTCGTGGTGGGGTGTCAAGGTGGATTTACCCCTCATGTGGGGGAGGTTAAAGTTAATTTGCCCCTGTGGGGCAGGTTTAAGGTGAAATTGCCCCCGTCCACACATCCCACCGGTGACCAGCAGTGTTTATTGAGCCCGATCCTTGGGGGGGGTGGCCCCTCCCTATTTTTGGGCAGGGATCATGTCATCGATGGGCTGGTTCTGCTCCAGCTTCTTCTCCATCTCCACCATCAGCTTGACACCGTCCACCACCAACTGCACCTGCTCCACCTCCGAGGAGCCCAGCCGGTCCGCGTTGGAGATGTCAAAGACGGCACCCACAGCCGCCGTGTCCACCCCacctgggggggggagggggtcagCACCCCTGTGGCACTCCAGGGTGGCCCCTGGCACCCCATGGCACCCCACGGTGGCCCATGGCACCCTATCACACCCGTGGTGCCCTAtggcaccccacagcacccaccatGGCACCCTAAGGCACCCTATGGCACACCCCCTGCAGTGCCTGCGCCCACTTGGGCAGCAaatcccacccaccccccctgcccccgccgtGTCTCCTGAGCCCTGTCCTGGTGCCACCCTGTCCCCGTGTCGCCCTGTCCCCGTGTCCCCGTCCCCTGTCTCCGTGTCCCTGTGCCCACCTGCATCTTCTGTTCCTGTGCGTCTCTGTGCCCGCCTGTGTtctgtgtcccctgtccccctgcacccccattCCcatgccccctgcccccctcccatccccctgtgcccccaccccccatgccCCCCTCCGCCCCCGTGCCCCCCTACCTGTGCCACGTTTCTGGAGGCGCAGGCGCTTGAGGATCTCCTCGAACTTGGGGTGCTGGCTGAGCTTGGGCAGGCGGACGTGGacccctccccgcagccccgTGCCCAGGTTGGAGGGGCAGGTCAGGATGTAGCCCAGATGCTCGGTCCACATGAAGGGGTGACCTGCCTTTTTGAAGATCTCCTCGATCTGGGTGGGGGATAAGACACGTGGGGGCGGGAATgggacacagaggtgacacAGGGTCCCCACCCGTCACCTGCCTGACCCCCAAGTCACCCATGTCCCCTCCGTGGCCCTCGTGTCCTCCCGTGTGCCCCACACCCCCAACACTCCATCCCTCGGTGTCCCCCCAGtgttcccacccccccccccacatcccccccccagcacccaccttcTTGAGGCCGACGCAGAAGCGCCTGAACACCTCCTTCATGTTGCCCCCCTTCTCCATGGAGATGACACGCAGGTGGTCCTCCTCGTTCACCCACACCAGGAAGGTCTTGTTGTCATTGTtgcctggggggggggacacatGACATCCCTCAGGGACCCAGCTGGGTGGCTGTTACGGGCTCCTCCACCCCCCCAGGTGGGCTCCCCAACACATGGGTGCCCCCCAAGTGGGCTCCccaagctgtggctgcccccaGCTCACCCTAGGTGGGCTCCCCAACACATGGGTGCTAGCCCAGGCAGGCTCCCCAAGCCCCCTAGGTGGGCTCCCCATGGTGTGggtgcctccagcaccaccGCAGGTGGGCCCCCCAAGCTGTGAGTGCCCCCTAGGTGGGCTGCCCATGGTGTGGGTGCCCTCCTAGGTGGGCTCCCTAAAGTGtggccacccccagcccccccagtggGGGGGCTCCAATACTGTGGCTGCCCCAAGGCACCCCCAGGGGAGCCCCCAGGCCGTgggtgccccccagcacccaccagaTGCCGCGGGCATCAGGCCAGTCGCGGGCCATGCCGGATGCCAGCAGCAGCGGTGAGACGGGTTTGTCGAAGAGGAAATGGTCATCgatgagctgctgctgctcctgctccgtCATGGCCT encodes:
- the CKM gene encoding creatine kinase M-type, which translates into the protein MVGLTGAGGHGPADPHPPTPPPALNSLDGEFKGKYYPLKAMTEQEQQQLIDDHFLFDKPVSPLLLASGMARDWPDARGIWYNDNKTFLVWVNEEDHLRVISMEKGGNMKEVFRRFCVGLKKIEEIFKKAGHPFMWTEHLGYILTCPSNLGTGLRGGVHVRLPKLSQHPKFEEILKRLRLQKRGTGGVDTAAVGAVFDISNADRLGSSEVEQVQLVVDGVKLMVEMEKKLEQNQPIDDMIPAQK